From a single Streptomyces liliifuscus genomic region:
- the pepN gene encoding aminopeptidase N — protein sequence MAPMSVLTRDEAQTRAKLLDVHRYQIELDLTRGDEIFDSRTVIRFTTRADGDTFVELKPAELRSVTLDGHPLDPDTLSLDENRLPLKDLTAGEHELRIDTTMRYSRTGEGMHRFTDPTDGETYVYTQLFMDDVQRVFAAFDQPDLKAVFELTVTAPEGWTVLANGITERQDDGSWRAAATPLISTYLVAVAAGPWHSVRTEHRGLPFGIHCRRSLAPHLDTDADEILDITRACFDRYHEKFEEPYPFDSYDQAFVPEFNAGAMENPGLVTFRDEFVYRSAVTDTERQTRAMVIAHEMAHMWFGDLVTLRWWDDIWLNESFAEYMGYQTLTEATRFTDTWTDFGIVRKAWGYDADQRPSTHPVAPDPEAVPDTASAMLNFDGISYAKGASALRQLVAWLGEKDFLAGINTHFARHRFANATLADFIESLAAATERDVRAWADSWLRTTGVDTLTASVTDRPGEWTLTLDRAGSRPHRVTVGVYDRDLNDSRALLLRERYETDVPQQPAPEPRTGPRPALVVPNDLDLTYAKIRLDEVSSRTALRGISDVPDALTRAVLWNTLRDMVRDGDLAPAAYLETARAHLPEETDLAVVQGVLGFAAAQVANRYLAAHERPAALATLTSLCRDLIRRTEDGDHPGLRLIAVRHLIDVAAQPDTISAWFSEGTVPGGPELDPELRWRILGRLAVLGAIDDAVIDTELVQDPSATGQEGAARCRAALPDPVAKRAAWDAMFTTDDLSNYLFTATAQGFWQPEQTDLVRQYVDLYWTDATAVAARRGPAIAEAAGRWAFPAYAITPETLHAGEQCLTETTPTPALRRKLTDQLDDLARALRVREA from the coding sequence ATGGCACCCATGTCCGTACTGACGCGCGACGAAGCGCAGACCCGTGCCAAGCTCCTCGACGTCCACCGCTACCAGATCGAACTCGACCTGACGCGCGGCGACGAGATCTTCGACTCCCGTACCGTCATCCGCTTCACCACCCGCGCGGACGGGGACACCTTCGTCGAGCTCAAGCCCGCCGAACTGCGCTCCGTCACCCTCGACGGCCACCCCCTCGACCCGGACACCCTCTCCCTGGACGAGAACCGGCTGCCGCTCAAGGACCTCACGGCCGGCGAGCACGAACTGCGCATCGACACCACCATGCGCTACTCCCGCACCGGCGAGGGCATGCACCGCTTCACCGACCCCACCGACGGCGAGACATACGTCTACACGCAGCTGTTCATGGACGACGTGCAGCGCGTCTTCGCGGCCTTCGACCAGCCCGACCTCAAGGCCGTCTTCGAGCTGACCGTGACGGCCCCCGAAGGCTGGACCGTACTCGCCAACGGCATCACCGAGCGGCAGGACGACGGCAGTTGGCGGGCCGCCGCCACCCCGCTCATCTCCACGTACCTCGTCGCCGTCGCCGCCGGACCCTGGCACTCCGTACGCACCGAACACCGCGGCCTGCCCTTCGGCATCCACTGCCGCCGCTCGCTCGCCCCCCACCTCGACACCGACGCCGACGAGATCCTCGACATCACCCGCGCCTGCTTCGACCGCTACCACGAGAAGTTCGAGGAGCCCTACCCCTTCGACTCCTACGACCAGGCGTTCGTCCCCGAGTTCAACGCAGGCGCCATGGAGAACCCCGGACTCGTCACCTTCCGCGACGAGTTCGTCTACCGCTCCGCCGTCACCGACACCGAACGCCAGACCCGCGCCATGGTCATCGCCCACGAGATGGCCCACATGTGGTTCGGCGACCTCGTCACCCTGCGCTGGTGGGACGACATCTGGCTGAACGAGTCCTTCGCCGAGTACATGGGCTACCAGACCCTCACCGAGGCGACCCGATTCACCGACACCTGGACCGACTTCGGCATCGTCCGCAAGGCCTGGGGCTACGACGCCGACCAGCGGCCCTCCACCCACCCCGTCGCCCCCGACCCCGAGGCCGTCCCCGACACCGCCTCCGCGATGCTCAACTTCGACGGCATCTCCTACGCCAAGGGCGCCTCCGCACTACGGCAACTCGTCGCCTGGCTCGGCGAGAAGGACTTCCTCGCCGGCATCAACACCCACTTCGCCCGCCACAGGTTCGCCAACGCCACCCTCGCCGACTTCATCGAATCCCTCGCCGCGGCCACCGAACGCGACGTCCGCGCCTGGGCCGACTCCTGGCTGCGCACCACCGGCGTCGACACCCTCACCGCGTCCGTCACCGACCGGCCGGGGGAGTGGACCCTCACCCTCGACCGCGCGGGCAGCCGCCCCCACCGCGTCACCGTCGGCGTCTACGACCGCGACCTCAACGACAGCCGCGCACTCCTCCTGCGCGAGCGCTACGAGACGGACGTCCCGCAACAGCCGGCCCCCGAGCCCCGCACCGGCCCCCGTCCCGCCCTCGTCGTCCCCAACGACCTCGACCTCACCTACGCCAAGATCCGCCTCGACGAGGTGTCCTCCCGGACCGCCCTGCGCGGCATCTCCGACGTCCCCGACGCCCTCACCCGCGCCGTCCTGTGGAACACCCTGCGCGACATGGTCCGCGACGGCGACCTCGCCCCCGCCGCCTACCTGGAGACCGCCCGCGCCCACCTCCCCGAGGAGACCGACCTCGCCGTCGTCCAGGGCGTCCTCGGCTTCGCCGCCGCCCAGGTCGCCAACCGCTACCTGGCCGCCCACGAACGGCCCGCCGCCCTCGCCACCCTCACCTCGCTCTGCCGCGACCTCATCCGCCGCACCGAGGACGGCGACCACCCCGGCCTGCGCCTCATCGCCGTACGCCACCTCATCGACGTCGCCGCCCAGCCCGACACCATCAGCGCCTGGTTCTCCGAAGGGACCGTCCCCGGCGGCCCCGAACTCGACCCCGAACTGCGCTGGCGCATCCTCGGCCGCCTCGCCGTCCTCGGCGCCATCGACGACGCCGTCATCGACACCGAACTCGTCCAGGACCCCAGCGCCACCGGCCAGGAAGGCGCCGCCCGCTGCCGAGCCGCCCTCCCCGACCCGGTCGCCAAACGCGCCGCCTGGGACGCGATGTTCACCACCGACGACCTCTCCAACTACCTCTTCACCGCCACCGCCCAGGGCTTCTGGCAACCCGAACAGACCGACCTCGTGCGCCAGTACGTCGACCTCTACTGGACCGACGCGACAGCCGTGGCCGCCCGCCGCGGCCCCGCCATCGCCGAAGCAGCCGGCCGCTGGGCCTTCCCGGCCTACGCCATCACCCCCGAAACCCTCCACGCAGGCGAACAGTGCCTGACCGAAACCACCCCCACCCCCGCCCTCCGCCGCAAACTCACAGACCAACTGGACGACCTGGCAAGGGCATTGCGAGTACGAGAGGCATAG
- a CDS encoding SIMPL domain-containing protein, translated as MTSPSESSEEIRSAVPYGTPDAPRIAVRGEAHLEVDPEIARIGITVSARGTDRRDALTDLTRRNTTALDLVKTYGDAVEKLETGAFSITPELTKHGRGERIRAYHGRVHITAELTDFTALGELTTRLADLDLTRVDGPWWALRPDSPAHRQARQQAVREAVQRAREYAEALGTTLAALVELADIGAENAHPYGMEAQATRSMRTMAFDAAAPEGAPALDLEPERQHVYAQVNARFTMSPPVL; from the coding sequence ATGACCTCACCCTCCGAAAGCTCCGAGGAAATCCGGTCCGCGGTCCCCTACGGCACACCCGACGCACCCCGAATCGCCGTCCGCGGCGAAGCCCACCTCGAAGTCGACCCCGAGATCGCCCGCATCGGCATCACCGTCAGCGCCCGCGGCACCGACCGCCGCGACGCCCTCACCGACCTGACCCGCCGCAACACCACCGCCCTCGACCTCGTCAAAACCTACGGCGACGCCGTCGAGAAACTGGAGACCGGCGCCTTCTCCATCACCCCCGAACTCACCAAACACGGCCGCGGCGAACGCATCCGCGCCTACCACGGCCGCGTCCACATCACCGCCGAACTCACCGACTTCACCGCACTCGGCGAACTCACCACCCGCCTCGCCGACCTCGACCTCACCCGCGTCGACGGCCCCTGGTGGGCCCTGCGCCCCGACTCACCCGCCCACCGCCAGGCCAGGCAACAGGCAGTACGCGAAGCCGTCCAACGAGCCCGCGAATACGCCGAAGCCCTCGGCACCACACTCGCCGCCCTCGTGGAACTCGCCGACATCGGCGCAGAGAACGCCCACCCCTACGGCATGGAAGCCCAGGCCACCCGGTCCATGCGCACCATGGCATTCGACGCGGCCGCCCCCGAAGGAGCCCCCGCCCTCGACCTCGAACCCGAACGACAGCATGTCTACGCACAGGTCAACGCCCGCTTCACAATGTCACCGCCGGTGCTCTGA
- a CDS encoding ANTAR domain-containing response regulator gives MTAPESPQPVDAPDDDKSHVPPLTTRVVIAEDEALIRLDLKEMLEEEGYTVVGEAGDGEQAVELAREHRPDLVILDVKMPKLDGISAAEKIAEESIAPVLMLTAFSQRDLVERARDAGAMAYLVKPFSKSDVVPAIEMAVSRFTELKALEKEIEDLTTRLETRKLVDRAKSVLQTEYGLTEPAAFRWIQKTSMDRRMSMQQVAEAVIQDADEKKAAKG, from the coding sequence GTGACCGCCCCCGAGTCGCCCCAGCCCGTAGACGCGCCCGACGACGACAAGTCGCACGTGCCTCCGCTGACGACCCGTGTCGTCATCGCCGAGGACGAGGCGTTGATCCGTCTCGACCTCAAGGAGATGCTCGAAGAAGAGGGGTACACGGTCGTGGGCGAGGCCGGTGACGGTGAGCAGGCCGTCGAGCTCGCCCGGGAGCACCGCCCCGACCTCGTCATCCTCGATGTGAAGATGCCGAAGCTGGACGGCATCTCCGCCGCGGAGAAGATCGCCGAGGAGTCCATCGCCCCGGTGCTGATGCTGACCGCGTTCTCGCAGCGCGACCTCGTCGAGCGGGCGCGTGACGCGGGCGCGATGGCGTATCTGGTGAAGCCGTTCAGCAAGAGCGATGTGGTTCCGGCGATCGAGATGGCCGTCTCGCGCTTCACGGAGTTGAAGGCGCTGGAGAAGGAGATCGAGGATCTCACGACGCGTCTGGAGACGCGGAAGCTGGTGGACCGTGCGAAGTCCGTACTGCAGACCGAGTACGGGCTGACCGAGCCGGCCGCGTTCCGTTGGATTCAGAAGACGTCGATGGATCGTCGTATGTCGATGCAGCAGGTCGCGGAGGCGGTTATTCAGGACGCCGACGAGAAGAAGGCCGCGAAGGGCTGA
- a CDS encoding pyridoxal phosphate-dependent decarboxylase family protein codes for MSPLASGPQGPDTLRPLLTTVLEALKAGAATRDGPLPPGGPTEVAACLREALGNPLPDHGDEDALRTLVQAFAAGAADPADPLCTAHLHCPPLAVATAADLAASVLNPSLDSWDQAPAASELEALVTRALAAEVYTEVHAAAGQTQTDSDALVTTGGTESNQLALLLAREHHGHTQLVCAENAHHSLRRATWLLGLPEPVTVPAPAGTMDPTALNEALTALQGPRGSLLVAATAGTTDAGLIDPLPDIATLCEAHGARLHIDAAYGGGLLFSDRHRPRLDGLARAHTVTLDLHKLGWQPIAAGLLAVRDRHDLAPLAHHADYLNADDDTEAGLPDLLGRSLRTTRRPDILKIAVTLKTLGRTGLGDLVDRVCEQAAQFAELVHRHPRFELHDRPTISTVLFRPTDATDATVAAVRRTLLTEGRAVLGRARLDDRLWLKATLLNPHTGADDLAALLKLVEGHTPR; via the coding sequence ATGAGCCCGCTCGCATCAGGCCCCCAAGGCCCAGACACCCTGCGACCGCTGCTCACCACCGTGCTCGAAGCACTGAAGGCCGGCGCAGCCACCCGCGACGGCCCCCTCCCGCCCGGCGGCCCCACCGAGGTGGCCGCCTGCCTCCGCGAGGCCCTCGGCAACCCCCTCCCGGACCACGGCGACGAAGACGCCCTCCGCACCCTCGTCCAAGCCTTCGCGGCGGGCGCGGCCGACCCCGCGGACCCCCTCTGCACGGCCCACCTGCACTGCCCGCCCCTCGCCGTCGCCACCGCCGCGGACCTCGCCGCCTCCGTCCTCAACCCCTCCCTCGACTCCTGGGACCAGGCCCCGGCCGCCTCGGAACTCGAAGCCCTCGTCACCAGGGCCCTCGCCGCCGAGGTCTACACAGAGGTCCACGCGGCGGCAGGCCAAACCCAGACAGACAGCGACGCCCTCGTCACCACAGGCGGCACCGAGTCCAACCAACTCGCCCTACTCCTCGCCCGCGAACACCACGGCCACACCCAGCTCGTCTGCGCCGAGAACGCCCACCACTCCCTCCGCCGCGCCACCTGGCTCCTAGGCCTCCCCGAACCCGTCACCGTGCCCGCCCCCGCAGGCACCATGGACCCCACCGCACTCAACGAAGCCCTCACCGCACTCCAGGGCCCCCGCGGCTCGCTCCTGGTCGCCGCCACCGCGGGCACCACCGACGCCGGCCTCATCGACCCGCTCCCCGACATCGCCACCCTCTGCGAAGCCCACGGCGCCCGCCTCCACATCGACGCCGCCTACGGCGGAGGCCTCCTCTTCAGCGACCGCCACCGCCCCAGACTCGACGGCCTCGCCCGCGCCCACACCGTCACCCTCGACCTGCACAAACTCGGCTGGCAGCCCATCGCCGCGGGCCTCCTCGCCGTACGCGACCGGCACGATCTCGCCCCGCTCGCCCATCACGCCGACTACCTCAACGCCGACGACGACACCGAAGCGGGCCTGCCCGACCTTCTCGGCCGCTCCCTGCGCACCACCCGACGCCCCGACATCCTCAAGATCGCCGTCACCCTCAAAACCCTCGGCCGCACCGGACTCGGTGATCTCGTCGACCGGGTCTGCGAACAAGCCGCGCAGTTCGCCGAACTCGTCCACCGGCACCCCCGCTTCGAACTCCACGACCGGCCCACCATCAGCACCGTCCTGTTCCGGCCCACCGACGCCACCGACGCCACCGTGGCCGCCGTACGCCGCACCCTCCTCACCGAAGGCCGGGCAGTCCTCGGCCGCGCCCGCCTCGACGACCGCCTCTGGCTCAAAGCCACCCTGCTCAACCCGCACACCGGAGCCGACGACCTGGCCGCGCTCCTGAAACTGGTGGAAGGACACACCCCGCGATGA
- a CDS encoding helix-turn-helix domain-containing protein, with protein sequence MNFHGTEVRQKAVTLLRGGARNADVARQFNVPPGTVSYWKHMDRAKRGECPGKHDPKCPRCDGRDLDEQAYSYLLGLYLGDGHISHYSEHRVPNLMVTCADSWPGLMDDCEQAMRAVFPDNSVCRVRKTGCRNVKVYSKHLHCLFPQHGPGKKHNRSIVLAPWQQEIVDARPWEFIRGLIHSDGCRITNWTTRLVAGERKRYEYPRYFFANKSDDIRKLFSDTLDKVGVEWTTLARGSDPFNISVARRASVALMDAHVGPKY encoded by the coding sequence ATGAACTTTCATGGCACTGAGGTACGACAGAAGGCAGTCACACTCCTGCGCGGCGGCGCGAGGAACGCGGACGTGGCGCGGCAATTCAACGTTCCGCCCGGGACAGTCAGCTACTGGAAGCACATGGACCGCGCGAAACGCGGCGAGTGTCCGGGGAAGCACGACCCGAAGTGCCCCCGGTGCGACGGACGAGACCTCGACGAACAGGCGTACAGCTATCTACTCGGCCTGTATCTGGGAGACGGTCACATCAGCCACTACTCCGAGCACCGCGTACCCAACCTCATGGTTACGTGTGCCGACTCCTGGCCGGGACTCATGGACGACTGCGAGCAGGCCATGCGCGCAGTCTTCCCCGACAACTCCGTCTGCCGCGTCCGCAAGACGGGCTGCCGCAACGTGAAGGTGTACTCGAAGCACCTGCACTGCCTGTTTCCCCAACACGGTCCGGGCAAGAAGCACAATCGCTCCATCGTCCTCGCCCCCTGGCAACAGGAGATTGTCGACGCCCGCCCATGGGAATTCATCCGCGGACTCATCCACTCCGACGGCTGCCGCATCACCAACTGGACGACCCGGCTCGTCGCCGGCGAGCGCAAGCGCTATGAGTACCCGCGCTACTTCTTCGCCAACAAGTCGGACGACATCCGGAAGCTTTTCAGCGACACCCTCGACAAGGTCGGAGTCGAGTGGACCACTCTCGCCCGCGGCAGCGACCCCTTCAACATCTCCGTCGCCCGCCGCGCCTCCGTAGCCCTCATGGACGCCCACGTGGGGCCCAAGTACTGA
- a CDS encoding 5'-nucleotidase C-terminal domain-containing protein — MALNRRKFLKKSAVTGAGVALAGAVVAPSAQAAEAAVAKGGRKPKRYSLTVMGTTDLHGHIFNWDYFKDAEYKDAAGNAQGLARISTLVNAVRKEKGRRNTLLLDAGDTIQGTPLTYYYAKVDPITAKGGPVHPMAQAMNAIGYDAVALGNHEFNYGIETLRKFESQCRFPLLGANALDAKTLKPAFPPYFMKKFHVKGAPPVKVAVLGLTNPGIAIWDKAYVQGKLTFPGLEEQAAKWVPKLRSMGADVVVVSAHSGSSGTSSYGDQLPYVENSAGLVAQQVPGIDAILVGHAHVEIPELKVTNTKTGKTVVLSEPLAYAERLSLFDFELVFEKGRWSVESVSASVRNSNSVADDPRITKLLKDEHDVVVAYVNQVVGTATQTLTTVEARYKDAPIIDLITKVQEDVVKAALAGTEYASLPVLSQASPFSRTSEIPAGDVTIRDLSSLYVYDNTLVAKLMTGAQVRAYLEFSAQYFVQTAVGAAVDVEKLTNAGNRPDYNYDYVSGLAYDIDIAQAAGSRIKNLSYNGVALDDAQQFVFAVNNYRANGGGAFPHVASAKELWAESTEIRTRIAEWVTAKGSLDPKEFASVDWKLTREGTPVF; from the coding sequence ATGGCGTTGAACCGCCGGAAGTTCCTGAAGAAGTCCGCCGTGACCGGCGCGGGGGTCGCCCTGGCCGGTGCGGTCGTGGCGCCGAGTGCTCAGGCGGCGGAGGCTGCGGTGGCGAAGGGTGGCAGGAAGCCGAAGCGGTACTCGCTGACGGTGATGGGTACGACCGATCTGCACGGTCACATCTTCAACTGGGACTACTTCAAGGACGCGGAGTACAAGGACGCGGCGGGCAACGCTCAGGGTCTGGCGCGGATCTCGACGCTGGTGAACGCGGTCCGCAAGGAGAAGGGCCGGCGCAACACGCTGTTGCTGGACGCCGGTGACACCATTCAGGGCACGCCTTTGACGTACTACTACGCGAAGGTGGACCCGATCACCGCCAAGGGTGGTCCGGTGCATCCGATGGCGCAGGCGATGAACGCGATCGGTTATGACGCGGTGGCGCTCGGCAACCATGAGTTCAATTACGGAATCGAGACGCTGCGGAAGTTCGAGTCGCAGTGCCGTTTCCCGCTGTTGGGTGCGAACGCGCTGGACGCGAAGACGCTGAAGCCGGCCTTTCCTCCGTACTTCATGAAGAAGTTCCATGTGAAGGGCGCCCCGCCGGTGAAGGTGGCCGTGCTGGGTCTGACGAACCCGGGTATCGCGATCTGGGACAAGGCTTATGTGCAGGGCAAGTTGACGTTCCCCGGTCTTGAGGAGCAGGCGGCGAAGTGGGTGCCGAAGCTGCGGTCGATGGGTGCGGACGTGGTGGTCGTGTCGGCGCACTCGGGTTCCTCGGGCACGTCCTCGTACGGTGATCAGTTGCCGTACGTGGAGAACTCGGCGGGGTTGGTGGCGCAGCAGGTGCCGGGGATCGACGCGATTCTGGTCGGGCACGCGCATGTGGAGATTCCGGAGCTGAAGGTCACCAACACGAAGACGGGGAAGACGGTCGTTCTGTCGGAGCCGTTGGCGTATGCGGAGCGGTTGTCGCTGTTCGACTTCGAGTTGGTCTTCGAGAAGGGGCGTTGGTCGGTCGAGTCGGTGTCGGCGTCGGTCCGCAATTCGAACTCGGTGGCCGACGACCCGAGGATCACGAAGCTGTTGAAGGACGAGCACGACGTGGTCGTGGCGTACGTCAACCAGGTGGTCGGGACGGCGACTCAGACGTTGACGACGGTCGAAGCGCGGTACAAGGACGCTCCGATCATCGACCTGATCACGAAGGTCCAGGAGGACGTGGTCAAGGCGGCGTTGGCGGGGACGGAGTACGCGTCGTTGCCGGTGCTGTCGCAGGCGTCGCCGTTCTCGCGTACGTCGGAGATCCCGGCCGGGGATGTGACGATCCGGGATCTGTCGAGTCTGTATGTGTACGACAACACGCTGGTCGCGAAGTTGATGACGGGTGCGCAGGTGCGGGCGTACCTGGAGTTCTCGGCGCAGTACTTCGTGCAGACGGCGGTCGGTGCCGCGGTCGATGTGGAGAAGCTGACGAACGCGGGGAACCGGCCGGACTACAACTACGACTATGTGTCGGGTCTGGCGTACGACATCGACATCGCTCAGGCGGCGGGTTCGCGGATCAAGAACCTCTCGTACAACGGTGTGGCGTTGGACGACGCGCAGCAGTTCGTGTTCGCGGTGAACAACTACCGGGCCAATGGCGGTGGGGCGTTCCCGCATGTGGCGTCGGCGAAGGAGCTGTGGGCGGAGTCGACGGAGATCCGTACGCGGATCGCGGAGTGGGTGACGGCGAAGGGTTCGCTGGACCCGAAGGAGTTCGCGTCGGTGGACTGGAAGCTGACGCGTGAGGGGACGCCCGTCTTCTAG
- the pyk gene encoding pyruvate kinase produces the protein MRRAKIVCTLGPATDSYDQIKALVEAGMDVARFNLSHGSHADHEERYQRVRKASDETGRSVGILADLQGPKIRLGRFTEGPVLLERGDTFTITVEEGTEGDRQTCGTTYSGLAADVTTGERILVDDGKVCLEVTSVDGPRVHTTVIEGGMVSDNKGLNLPGVAVSVPALSEKDEDDLRWALRTGCDVIALSFVRSGRDIEDVHRIMDEEGRRLPVIAKVEKPQAVENIDDIVAAFDGIMVARGDLGVEMPLEQVPIVQKRAVKLAKRNAKPVIVATQMLDSMIDNSRPTRAEASDVANAVIDGTDAVMLSGETSVGKYPIETVRTMSRIVEAAEEDILAKGLPPLTDRNKPRTQGGAVARAAAEMGDFLGAKYLVAFTQSGDTVRRLSRYRSPIPLLAFTPDEATRSQLNLTWGVETFLGPHVDSTDAMVDQVDELLLKYGHCEKGDIVVITAGSPPGVSGSTNLVRVHHIGEDDSPK, from the coding sequence ATGCGCCGAGCAAAAATCGTTTGTACATTGGGCCCCGCCACCGACTCGTACGACCAGATCAAGGCACTGGTCGAAGCCGGAATGGACGTAGCCCGCTTCAACCTCAGCCACGGCAGCCATGCCGACCACGAGGAGCGCTACCAGCGCGTGCGAAAGGCCTCCGACGAGACCGGCCGCAGCGTCGGAATCCTCGCCGACCTTCAAGGCCCGAAGATCCGACTCGGCCGCTTCACCGAAGGACCCGTACTCCTTGAACGCGGAGACACCTTCACCATCACAGTCGAAGAGGGCACGGAGGGTGACCGCCAGACCTGCGGAACCACCTACTCCGGCCTCGCCGCCGACGTCACCACCGGCGAACGCATCCTCGTCGACGACGGCAAGGTCTGCCTCGAAGTCACCTCCGTCGACGGACCCCGCGTCCACACCACCGTCATCGAAGGCGGCATGGTCTCCGACAACAAAGGACTCAACCTCCCCGGCGTCGCCGTCTCCGTCCCCGCCCTCTCCGAAAAGGACGAGGACGACCTCCGCTGGGCCCTGCGCACCGGATGTGACGTCATCGCCCTCTCCTTCGTCCGCAGCGGACGCGACATCGAGGACGTCCACCGCATCATGGACGAAGAGGGCCGGCGCCTCCCCGTGATCGCCAAGGTCGAGAAACCCCAGGCCGTCGAGAACATCGACGACATCGTCGCCGCCTTCGACGGCATCATGGTCGCCCGAGGCGACCTCGGCGTCGAAATGCCCCTCGAACAGGTCCCGATCGTCCAGAAGCGCGCGGTCAAACTCGCCAAGCGCAACGCCAAGCCGGTCATCGTCGCCACCCAGATGCTCGACTCGATGATCGACAACTCCCGCCCGACCAGGGCCGAGGCGTCGGACGTCGCCAACGCGGTCATCGACGGCACGGACGCGGTGATGCTGTCCGGCGAGACGAGCGTCGGCAAGTACCCCATCGAGACGGTCCGTACGATGTCCCGCATCGTCGAGGCGGCCGAGGAGGACATCCTCGCGAAGGGCCTCCCGCCCCTGACCGACCGGAACAAGCCCCGTACGCAAGGCGGCGCGGTCGCCCGAGCGGCCGCCGAAATGGGCGATTTCCTGGGCGCGAAGTACCTGGTCGCGTTCACGCAGAGCGGCGACACGGTCCGCCGCCTGTCCCGCTACCGCTCCCCGATCCCGCTCCTCGCCTTCACCCCGGACGAGGCAACCCGCTCCCAGCTCAACCTGACCTGGGGCGTCGAGACCTTCCTGGGCCCGCACGTCGACTCCACCGACGCGATGGTCGACCAGGTCGACGAGCTGTTGTTGAAGTACGGCCACTGCGAGAAGGGCGACATCGTCGTCATCACGGCCGGCTCCCCGCCCGGAGTCTCCGGCTCGACGAACCTGGTGCGTGTGCATCACATCGGCGAGGACGACAGCCCCAAGTAG
- a CDS encoding lysine N(6)-hydroxylase/L-ornithine N(5)-oxygenase family protein, translating into MTPPTSPTPPTHPKHPVHHEPEAPRDLVGIGIGPNNLSLAALAHPLAELDTAFYEQRPAFDWHPGLLIEGTTLQVPFIADLVTLADPASPWTFLNYLKARDRLFPFYFAERLHIHRAEYAAYCRWVSDSLPGLHFGHQVDAVRWNPERDVFEVDFTQLDSDGEAEALGRTYTRNIALGIGTAPYIPEPLRPLVEAPGVPVIHAADYLEHRERFLTAEHITVIGSGQSGAEVFLDLLRNRPAGREKIHWLARTEAFAPMEYSKLGLEHFTPDYTRYFHALPEPVRDRLVPAQWQLHKGIDADTIAAIHDELYRRTLDGGWPDTVLTPGVHVRTAGRIATTKVELHLEHAQQASRSRITTDAVVLATGYRERPLGQILAGLDPYMRRDASERPRIDDRHRLVLDPSVTGAVYVQNGERHTHGVGAPDLGLTAWRSASILNSLTGKDPYPLPSRTAFTTFGLAQQPQIPPARQQPRMLTPLAE; encoded by the coding sequence ATGACGCCCCCCACGTCCCCGACACCCCCCACGCACCCCAAACACCCCGTACACCACGAGCCCGAAGCCCCCCGCGACCTCGTGGGCATCGGCATCGGCCCCAACAACCTCTCCCTCGCCGCCCTCGCCCACCCCCTGGCCGAACTCGACACCGCCTTCTACGAACAGCGCCCCGCCTTCGACTGGCACCCCGGCCTCCTCATCGAAGGCACCACCCTCCAAGTCCCCTTCATCGCCGACCTGGTGACCCTCGCCGACCCCGCGAGCCCCTGGACCTTCCTCAACTACCTCAAGGCCCGCGACCGCCTCTTCCCCTTCTACTTCGCCGAACGGCTCCACATCCACCGCGCCGAATACGCCGCCTACTGCCGCTGGGTCAGCGACAGCCTCCCCGGACTCCACTTCGGCCACCAGGTCGACGCCGTCCGCTGGAACCCCGAACGTGACGTGTTCGAAGTCGACTTCACCCAACTCGACAGCGACGGCGAAGCCGAAGCACTCGGCCGCACCTACACCAGGAACATCGCCCTCGGCATCGGCACCGCCCCCTACATCCCCGAACCGCTCCGCCCCCTCGTCGAAGCCCCCGGCGTGCCCGTCATCCACGCCGCGGACTACCTCGAACACCGCGAACGGTTCCTCACCGCCGAACACATCACCGTCATCGGCTCAGGACAGTCCGGCGCCGAAGTCTTCCTCGACCTCCTCAGAAACCGCCCCGCCGGCCGCGAGAAGATCCACTGGCTCGCCCGCACCGAGGCCTTCGCACCCATGGAGTACTCAAAACTCGGGCTCGAACACTTCACACCCGACTACACCCGCTACTTCCACGCCCTGCCCGAACCCGTACGCGACCGGCTCGTCCCCGCCCAATGGCAACTCCACAAGGGCATCGACGCCGACACCATCGCCGCCATCCACGACGAGCTCTACCGCCGCACCCTCGACGGCGGCTGGCCCGACACCGTCCTCACCCCCGGCGTCCACGTCCGCACCGCGGGCCGCATCGCCACCACCAAGGTCGAACTCCACCTGGAACACGCCCAACAAGCCAGCCGCTCCCGCATCACCACCGACGCCGTCGTCCTCGCCACCGGCTACCGCGAACGCCCCCTCGGCCAAATCCTCGCCGGACTCGACCCCTACATGCGCCGCGACGCCTCCGAACGCCCCCGCATCGACGACCGCCACCGCCTCGTCCTCGACCCCTCCGTCACCGGAGCCGTCTACGTCCAGAACGGCGAACGGCACACCCACGGCGTCGGCGCCCCCGACCTCGGTCTCACCGCCTGGCGCAGCGCGAGCATCCTCAACTCCCTGACGGGCAAAGACCCCTACCCACTGCCGAGCCGAACGGCCTTCACGACCTTCGGACTCGCCCAGCAGCCCCAGATCCCGCCCGCCAGGCAGCAGCCACGGATGCTCACACCACTCGCCGAATAG